The Carassius gibelio isolate Cgi1373 ecotype wild population from Czech Republic chromosome B12, carGib1.2-hapl.c, whole genome shotgun sequence genome has a segment encoding these proteins:
- the LOC127969343 gene encoding ADP-ribosylation factor-like protein 4D, translated as MGNQLTEIAPNTTFLPNFQSIHVVVIGLDSAGKTSLLYRLKLKEFVETIPTKGFNTEKIKVPVGNGRAITFQVWDVGGQEKLRPLWKSYTRRTDGMVFVVDSTEVERMEEAKVELHKITRTSENQGVPVLVLANKQDLPVALPVSDVEKVLAVHELSASTLHHVQGCSAVDGQGLEPSLEKLYEMILKRKKMVRHSKKKR; from the coding sequence ATGGGAAACCAGTTGACAGAGATTGCCCCAAATACAACGTTCCTGCCTAACTTCCAGTCCATCCACGTTGTGGTCATTGGTTTGGACTCCGCAGGCAAAACCTCGCTTCTCTACAGACTGAAGCTGAAGGAATTTGTTGAAACTATCCCAACCAAGGGATTTAACACTGAGAAGATTAAAGTTCCTGTGGGAAATGGCCGTGCCATTACCTTCCAGGTGTGGGACGTGGGTGGACAGGAGAAGCTTCGGCCTTTGTGGAAGTCCTACACGCGGCGGACGGACGGCATGGTCTTCGTAGTAGACTCCACGGAGGTGGAGCGCATGGAGGAGGCTAAGGTGGAGCTGCACAAGATCACACGCACGTCAGAGAACCAGGGAGTGCCGGTGCTGGTGTTGGCTAACAAACAGGACCTTCCAGTCGCGCTGCCTGTTTCTGACGTGGAGAAGGTTTTGGCTGTACATGAACTGAGTGCCTCCACCCTGCACCATGTGCAAGGATGCAGTGCGGTTGACGGGCAGGGGTTAGAACCGAGTTTGGAAAAACTGTATGAAATGATCCTCAAACGAAAGAAAATGGTGAGGCACAGCAAGAAAAAAAGATGA
- the LOC127968949 gene encoding next to BRCA1 gene 1 protein isoform X2 → MNLPVTVKVNFRGNVKKFPVLDTNKAQWETVEAWIKTTFGLSHFQVKYFDEDNEEVCINSQDEYTEALKSGFKQANQLQMNVYKMKGQAEGGAVKADLKELKIDPRPAPPYRARVKMADKETQVTPERDSAVAKENKGMKTEEEAVPTWFKSYMDRFKDQVVREVVDRMCSEFSGQCCTHRASDPPTEEPSTSGTQKATSSTTLRASSSTPNCSSCKGPATGGGYQCSVCPSCILCEPCSHKHDPSHNLKRTRTPLSVPERGVTPEPRFLRRGDRTVRKAERQRLKAERRQLKAEVKEIKKKLRLEKRGLLWNGASNGTSCSGLAPAPGTSLGPGSAPAPALCPDPQTSSPEGPKVSCSTLVPTMTALFLDENLPDGTCLEPGTKFIKYWKMRNTGNISWTSDTKLKFMWGNLTLGSREQKEVAVPFLQPGQVGVVSVAFVAPLLEGTYTSHWRLAHCGVQFGPRVWCSIVVVPSAEQKSTHCSKSLRTDLCLMRKDGMFWSGTRDCETSTSSRREHYIPSVDLLMAQDLLSFELLDINIVQEIEKVPANTPADMIPCESPLPHNGPLFGKHGMGLSKVEAGHSGRKKSQALQPQRQNELLDVPGSEEGDEDISGTQFVCETVIRSLTLEEEPERKPQRRTRPNMRRHDVHEAARFQERSLLVKNDRPFSIINRPEAPVPVITEEPAMPEALIGSNENLYTDPAAQDENEEEVEQKGHENDKKKEEEAGEWDEVSSQVSAASSDDYIVILPDCFDTSRPLGESMYSSNMSQPAVPLTSEPEVLQIHSVTKGENMESIPVPALQNSLNQMLCTSQILDTLPLIPEMVPPPIALSPPPSLQTHRSVKSHDLESGTEASEDNTSCQPDDDSSGCRSVCLEAPVSAFETCGSQDLRARHGGLTEGLVKGALSVAASAYKALFTGQSTPAQRPAVDPACEDASMMAVLQEMGFSNQPLNQRLLRKHHYNLLDVVNELVQLTDSEWHISRH, encoded by the exons ATGAACCTCCCCGTCACTGTCAAAGTGAATTTTAGGGGCAACGTGAAGAAATTTCCAGTCTTGGACACGAACAAAGCACAGTGGGAGACTGTGGAGGCCTGG ATTAAAACTACGTTCGGCTTGAGCCATTTTCAAGTGAAATATTTTGACGAGGACAACGAGGag GTGTGCATAAACAGTCAAG ATGAATATACAGAAGCTCTAAAG aGTGGATTTAAACAGGCCAACCAGTTACAAATGAATGTCTATAAGATGAAGGGTCAGGCAGAGGGTGGTGCAGTAAAGGCAGATCTGAAAGAACTAAAGATAGATCCCAGACCGGCTCCGCCGTATCGAGCAAGGGTCAAGATGGCAGACAAGGAGACCCAGGTGACCCCCGAGCGGGACTCG GCTGTGGCCAAAGAAAACAAAGGGATGAAAACCGAGGAGGAAGCAGTACCAACATGGTTTAAATCCTACATGGACAGG TTCAAAGATCAAGTGGTAAGGGAGGTGGTGGACAGGATGTGTAGTGAGTTTTCTGGTCAGTGTTGCACACACAGAGCTTCGGATCCTCCTACAGAGGAGCCAAGCACCTCTGGCACTCAAAAAGCTACGAGCTCCACCACACTAAGGGCCTCTAGCTCAACTCCGAATTGCAGTAGTTGCAAAGGACCAGCCACTGGAGGAGGATATCAGTGCAG TGTTTGTCCATCTTGCATCTTATGTGAGCCATGTAGTCATAAACACGATCCCAGTCACAACCTAAAGAGAACAAGGACTCCTCTATCTGTCCCTGAACGTGGAGTTACTCCGGAACCGAG GTTTCTGAGGCGGGGTGACAGGACAGTGCGAAAAGCAGAGAGACAGCGGCTGAAAGCTGAGCGGAGGCAGCTGAAGGCCGAGGTGAAGGAGATCAAGAAGAAGCTGAGGCTGGAGAAGAGAGGTCTGCTGTGGAATGGAGCCTCCAATGGGACCAGCTGCTCGGGCCTAGCCCCTGCTCCCGGCACATCTCTAGGCCCAGGATCAGCCCCAGCTCCGGCCCTGTGCCCAGACCCTCAAACATCCAGTCCAGA GGGTCCCAAGGTCTCCTGCTCCACCTTGGTGCCCACAATGACTGCCTTGTTTCTGGATGAGAATCTACCAGATGGCACTTGTCTGGAGCCAGGCACCAAGTTCATCAAGTACTGGAAGATGAGGAACACTGGCAACATCAGCTGGACTTCGGATACCAAG TTGAAATTTATGTGGGGCAACCTGACCCTGGGATCACGTGAGCAAAAAGAAGTCGCAGTGCCCTTTCTGCAGCCGGGTCAGGTCGGTGTGGTGAGTGTGGCATTTGTAGCGCCCCTGCTGGAAGGCACCTACACGTCTCACTGGCGCCTGGCACACTGCGGGGTGCAGTTTGGGCCGAGAGTGTGGTGTAGCATTGTGGTGGTGCCAAGTGCTGAACAGAAATCCACCCACTGCAGCAAATCACTG AGGACTGATCTTTGTCTAATGAGGAAAGATGGCATGTTCTGGTCAGGCACCAGAGATTGTGAAACCTCCACCAGCTCCCGGAGAGAACACTACATCCCCTCTGTGGACTTATTGATGGCACAG GATCTGTTGTCCTTTGAGTTGCTGGATATAAACATTGTGCAAGAAATCGAGAAAGTCCCAGCCAACACTCCAGCTG ATATGATCCCCTGTGAATCGCCACTTCCTCATAATGGACCCTTGTTTGGAAAGCATGGAATGGGCTTGAGCAAAGTCGAGGCTGGACATTCAGGCAGAAAAAAAAGTCAAG CATTGCAGCCTCAGAGACAGAATGAACTTCTGGATGTTCCCGGCAGTGAGGAAGGAGATGAAGACATCAGCGGGACCCAGTTTGTGTGCGAGACTGTGATTCGTTCTCTCACTCTTGAGGAGGAACCAGAGCGCAAGCCTCAACGCAGGACTCGGCCCAACATGAGGAGGCATGACG TTCATGAGGCTGCTCGCTTTCAAGAGAGATCATTACTGGTGAAGAACGACAGACCTTTTTCAATCATAAACAGGCCTGAAGCTCCAGTCCCTGTTATAACAGAGGAACCCGCCATGCCAG aAGCATTGATTGGCTCAAATGAAAACCTCTATACCGACCCAGCTGCACAGGACGAGAATGAAGAGGAAGTAGAACAAAAGGGacatgaaaatgataaaaaaaaagaagaagaagcaggaGAGTGGGATGAGGTGAGCAGCCAGGTGTCCGCTGCCTCATCAGATGACTACATTGTCATCCTGCCTGACTGCTTCGATACTTCCAGGCCCCTGGGAGAATCGATGTACAGCTCAAACATGTCCCAGCCTGCCGTCCCTCTTACCAGTGAGCCAGAGGTACTGCAAATCCACAGTGTGACCAAAGGAGAAAACATGGAGTCAATCCCTGTTCCAGCTCTTCAAAACAGCCTGAACCAGATGCTCTGCACCTCTCAGATACTGGACACTCTTCCACTAATTCCAGAGATGGTACCTCCACCCATAGCTCTTTCGCCACCCCCATCTCTTCAAACCCACAG ATCAGTGAAATCTCATGATCTTGAGTCAGGAACAGAGGCCTCTGAAGACAACACCTCATGTCAACCTGACGATGACTCAAGTG GTTGCAGATCAGTTTGTTTAGAGGCCCCTGTAAGTGCCTTTGAGACCTGCGGCTCCCAGGATCTCAG GGCACGTCACGGTGGTCTGACAGAGGGACTGGTGAAGGGAGCGCTCTCTGTGGCTGCCTCTGCTTATAAAGCACTCTTTACAGGCCAGAGCACACCTGCACAG CGGCCTGCTGTTGACCCAGCCTGCGAGGATGCCTCCATGATGGCTGTTCTGCAGGAGATGGGTTTCAGTAACCAGCCACTCAATCAAAGGTTGCTGAGGAAGCATCACTACAATTTGCTTGATGTTGTCAATGAGCTGGTGCAGTTAACCGACAGCGAATGGCACATCTCCAGACATTAG
- the LOC127968951 gene encoding proteasome activator complex subunit 3-like — MSSLLKVDNEIKTKVDAFRERITSEAEDLVANFFPKKLLELDQFLKDPTINIRELKEIHSEINLTVPDPILLTDIHDGLEGQNAKKRKLEDGAGDDKVGGTKVFVMPGGMMKSNGKLVELIEKVKPEIRTLIEKCNTVKMWVQLLIPRIEDGNNFGVSIQEETVAELRTVEGEAASYLDQISRYYITRAKLVSKIAKYPHVEDYRRTVTEIDEKEYISLKIIVSELRNQYVTLHDMILKNIEKIKRPRSSNTDALY; from the exons ATGTCTTCGCTTCTTAAGGTGGacaatgaaatcaaaacaaaG GTTGATGCTTTCAGAGAACGAATTACATCTGAG GCTGAAGACTTGGTTGCAAACTTTTTCCCGAAGAAACTGTTAGAGCTTGACCAGTTTTTGAAG gatCCCACAATTAATATCCGTGAGCTGAAAGAAATTCATTCAGAGATCAATCTGACTGTGCCAGACCCAATTCTTCTTACAGACATCCATGATGGGCTTGAGGGG CAAAATGCTAAAAAGAGGAAACTCGAAGATGGTGCAGGAGATGATAAAG TTGGCGGGACCAAGGTCTTTGTCATGCCTGGTGGAATGATGAAAAGCAATGGCAAACTGGTGGAACTGATTGAAAAAGTCAAGCCTGAAATCAGAACTCTCATAGAAAAATGCAACACG gtCAAGATGTGGGTTCAGTTGTTAATCCCAAGGATAGAAGATGGCAACAATTTTGGCGTCTCAATTCAG GAGGAGACGGTGGCTGAACTCAGAACAGTGGAAGGGGAAGCAGCTTCTTACTTGGATCAGATATCCAG GTACTACATCACAAGGGCAAAGCTGGTCTCCAAAATAGCAAAATACCCTCATGTT GAGGATTATCGTCGCACGGTGACCGAGATTGATGAGAAAGAATACATCAGCCTCAAGATCATAGTGTCAGAACTGAGAAATCAATAC GTAACATTACATGATATGATCCTGAAGAACATTGAGAAGATCAAGAGGCCGAGGAGCAGCAATACCGATGCTCTGTACTAA
- the LOC127969342 gene encoding transmembrane protein 106B, which translates to MSQNKNGEKRRLSKWLDYGSISGEGQTDPCPTCQGTGRIPRGQENQLVAVIPCSDQRLKPHHTKLYVFISVGLCLLICSLILFFLFPRSMDMSSVELKSSMIYFTPDTVKMVVTHEMNLTNQNFVSITAVNLSVQSFIFEMVVGNNKLPSVTVLPPRSQKTIQVIADIVIDDPGLNNYCKSRSFQIHTLFLHLQLTIKVSYLSHSEQMSTDAYEYIDCGVNSTMPHFPLL; encoded by the exons ATGTCCCAGAATAAAAACGGAGAGAAGCGGAGGCTTTCCAAATGGTTGGACTATGGCAGCATCAGTGGAGAAGGACAGACGGATCCGTGTCCTACCTGCCAGGGCACAGGACGCATCCCGAGAG GTCAGGAAAACCAACTTGTGGCAGTCATTCCTTGCAGCGACCAAAGGCTGAAACCTCACCACAC GAAACTGTATGTGTTTATATCAGTGGGGCTTTGCCTGTTGATCTGCTCCCTGATCCTGTTTTTCCTCTTCCCACGGAGTATGGATATGTCATCTGTAGAACTAAAGTCATCTATGATCTATTTCACTCCAGATACGGTTAAAATGGTGGTCACG CACGAAATGAACCTTACCAACCAAAACTTTGTCAGTATCACAGCTGTTAATCTTAGTGTGCAATCATTCATTTTCGAGATGGTGGTTGGCAACAACAAGTTACCCAGTGTCACTGTACTGCCTCCTCGATCACAGAAAACG ATTCAAGTTATAGCTGACATTGTTATTGATGACCCTGGCCTTAA TAATTACTGCAAGTCACGTTCCTTTCAGATTCATACCTTATTCTTGCATTTGCA ACTGACTATCAAAGTCTCCTACCTGTCCCATTCAGAGCAGATGTCTACAGATGCCTATGAGTATATTGACTGTGGAGTGAATTCAACTATGCCTCATTTTCCTCTGCTTTGA
- the LOC127968949 gene encoding next to BRCA1 gene 1 protein isoform X1, protein MNLPVTVKVNFRGNVKKFPVLDTNKAQWETVEAWIKTTFGLSHFQVKYFDEDNEEVCINSQDEYTEALKSGFKQANQLQMNVYKMKGQAEGGAVKADLKELKIDPRPAPPYRARVKMADKETQVTPERDSAVAKENKGMKTEEEAVPTWFKSYMDRFKDQVVREVVDRMCSEFSGQCCTHRASDPPTEEPSTSGTQKATSSTTLRASSSTPNCSSCKGPATGGGYQCSVCPSCILCEPCSHKHDPSHNLKRTRTPLSVPERGVTPEPRFLRRGDRTVRKAERQRLKAERRQLKAEVKEIKKKLRLEKRGLLWNGASNGTSCSGLAPAPGTSLGPGSAPAPALCPDPQTSSPEGPKVSCSTLVPTMTALFLDENLPDGTCLEPGTKFIKYWKMRNTGNISWTSDTKLKFMWGNLTLGSREQKEVAVPFLQPGQVGVVSVAFVAPLLEGTYTSHWRLAHCGVQFGPRVWCSIVVVPSAEQKSTHCSKSLRTDLCLMRKDGMFWSGTRDCETSTSSRREHYIPSVDLLMAQDLLSFELLDINIVQEIEKVPANTPADMIPCESPLPHNGPLFGKHGMGLSKVEAGHSGRKKSQALQPQRQNELLDVPGSEEGDEDISGTQFVCETVIRSLTLEEEPERKPQRRTRPNMRRHDVHEAARFQERSLLVKNDRPFSIINRPEAPVPVITEEPAMPVFSEALIGSNENLYTDPAAQDENEEEVEQKGHENDKKKEEEAGEWDEVSSQVSAASSDDYIVILPDCFDTSRPLGESMYSSNMSQPAVPLTSEPEVLQIHSVTKGENMESIPVPALQNSLNQMLCTSQILDTLPLIPEMVPPPIALSPPPSLQTHRSVKSHDLESGTEASEDNTSCQPDDDSSGCRSVCLEAPVSAFETCGSQDLRARHGGLTEGLVKGALSVAASAYKALFTGQSTPAQRPAVDPACEDASMMAVLQEMGFSNQPLNQRLLRKHHYNLLDVVNELVQLTDSEWHISRH, encoded by the exons ATGAACCTCCCCGTCACTGTCAAAGTGAATTTTAGGGGCAACGTGAAGAAATTTCCAGTCTTGGACACGAACAAAGCACAGTGGGAGACTGTGGAGGCCTGG ATTAAAACTACGTTCGGCTTGAGCCATTTTCAAGTGAAATATTTTGACGAGGACAACGAGGag GTGTGCATAAACAGTCAAG ATGAATATACAGAAGCTCTAAAG aGTGGATTTAAACAGGCCAACCAGTTACAAATGAATGTCTATAAGATGAAGGGTCAGGCAGAGGGTGGTGCAGTAAAGGCAGATCTGAAAGAACTAAAGATAGATCCCAGACCGGCTCCGCCGTATCGAGCAAGGGTCAAGATGGCAGACAAGGAGACCCAGGTGACCCCCGAGCGGGACTCG GCTGTGGCCAAAGAAAACAAAGGGATGAAAACCGAGGAGGAAGCAGTACCAACATGGTTTAAATCCTACATGGACAGG TTCAAAGATCAAGTGGTAAGGGAGGTGGTGGACAGGATGTGTAGTGAGTTTTCTGGTCAGTGTTGCACACACAGAGCTTCGGATCCTCCTACAGAGGAGCCAAGCACCTCTGGCACTCAAAAAGCTACGAGCTCCACCACACTAAGGGCCTCTAGCTCAACTCCGAATTGCAGTAGTTGCAAAGGACCAGCCACTGGAGGAGGATATCAGTGCAG TGTTTGTCCATCTTGCATCTTATGTGAGCCATGTAGTCATAAACACGATCCCAGTCACAACCTAAAGAGAACAAGGACTCCTCTATCTGTCCCTGAACGTGGAGTTACTCCGGAACCGAG GTTTCTGAGGCGGGGTGACAGGACAGTGCGAAAAGCAGAGAGACAGCGGCTGAAAGCTGAGCGGAGGCAGCTGAAGGCCGAGGTGAAGGAGATCAAGAAGAAGCTGAGGCTGGAGAAGAGAGGTCTGCTGTGGAATGGAGCCTCCAATGGGACCAGCTGCTCGGGCCTAGCCCCTGCTCCCGGCACATCTCTAGGCCCAGGATCAGCCCCAGCTCCGGCCCTGTGCCCAGACCCTCAAACATCCAGTCCAGA GGGTCCCAAGGTCTCCTGCTCCACCTTGGTGCCCACAATGACTGCCTTGTTTCTGGATGAGAATCTACCAGATGGCACTTGTCTGGAGCCAGGCACCAAGTTCATCAAGTACTGGAAGATGAGGAACACTGGCAACATCAGCTGGACTTCGGATACCAAG TTGAAATTTATGTGGGGCAACCTGACCCTGGGATCACGTGAGCAAAAAGAAGTCGCAGTGCCCTTTCTGCAGCCGGGTCAGGTCGGTGTGGTGAGTGTGGCATTTGTAGCGCCCCTGCTGGAAGGCACCTACACGTCTCACTGGCGCCTGGCACACTGCGGGGTGCAGTTTGGGCCGAGAGTGTGGTGTAGCATTGTGGTGGTGCCAAGTGCTGAACAGAAATCCACCCACTGCAGCAAATCACTG AGGACTGATCTTTGTCTAATGAGGAAAGATGGCATGTTCTGGTCAGGCACCAGAGATTGTGAAACCTCCACCAGCTCCCGGAGAGAACACTACATCCCCTCTGTGGACTTATTGATGGCACAG GATCTGTTGTCCTTTGAGTTGCTGGATATAAACATTGTGCAAGAAATCGAGAAAGTCCCAGCCAACACTCCAGCTG ATATGATCCCCTGTGAATCGCCACTTCCTCATAATGGACCCTTGTTTGGAAAGCATGGAATGGGCTTGAGCAAAGTCGAGGCTGGACATTCAGGCAGAAAAAAAAGTCAAG CATTGCAGCCTCAGAGACAGAATGAACTTCTGGATGTTCCCGGCAGTGAGGAAGGAGATGAAGACATCAGCGGGACCCAGTTTGTGTGCGAGACTGTGATTCGTTCTCTCACTCTTGAGGAGGAACCAGAGCGCAAGCCTCAACGCAGGACTCGGCCCAACATGAGGAGGCATGACG TTCATGAGGCTGCTCGCTTTCAAGAGAGATCATTACTGGTGAAGAACGACAGACCTTTTTCAATCATAAACAGGCCTGAAGCTCCAGTCCCTGTTATAACAGAGGAACCCGCCATGCCAG tcttttcagaAGCATTGATTGGCTCAAATGAAAACCTCTATACCGACCCAGCTGCACAGGACGAGAATGAAGAGGAAGTAGAACAAAAGGGacatgaaaatgataaaaaaaaagaagaagaagcaggaGAGTGGGATGAGGTGAGCAGCCAGGTGTCCGCTGCCTCATCAGATGACTACATTGTCATCCTGCCTGACTGCTTCGATACTTCCAGGCCCCTGGGAGAATCGATGTACAGCTCAAACATGTCCCAGCCTGCCGTCCCTCTTACCAGTGAGCCAGAGGTACTGCAAATCCACAGTGTGACCAAAGGAGAAAACATGGAGTCAATCCCTGTTCCAGCTCTTCAAAACAGCCTGAACCAGATGCTCTGCACCTCTCAGATACTGGACACTCTTCCACTAATTCCAGAGATGGTACCTCCACCCATAGCTCTTTCGCCACCCCCATCTCTTCAAACCCACAG ATCAGTGAAATCTCATGATCTTGAGTCAGGAACAGAGGCCTCTGAAGACAACACCTCATGTCAACCTGACGATGACTCAAGTG GTTGCAGATCAGTTTGTTTAGAGGCCCCTGTAAGTGCCTTTGAGACCTGCGGCTCCCAGGATCTCAG GGCACGTCACGGTGGTCTGACAGAGGGACTGGTGAAGGGAGCGCTCTCTGTGGCTGCCTCTGCTTATAAAGCACTCTTTACAGGCCAGAGCACACCTGCACAG CGGCCTGCTGTTGACCCAGCCTGCGAGGATGCCTCCATGATGGCTGTTCTGCAGGAGATGGGTTTCAGTAACCAGCCACTCAATCAAAGGTTGCTGAGGAAGCATCACTACAATTTGCTTGATGTTGTCAATGAGCTGGTGCAGTTAACCGACAGCGAATGGCACATCTCCAGACATTAG